Genomic DNA from Balneolales bacterium ANBcel1:
AGGTCCCATTCACGGGCTAACATTTGGCGGGCTTGGGATTGGATCCGGAGAATCCATTCGCGGGGTGATGCTCTCTGCGGTAGGAATCGGGTCAGGGCTACGGCTAAGCGGACTCGCAGTGGCCGGCCTGGGTATCGGAACCGGCGGATCAATAACGGGTGTGAGTCTTACCGGAATGGGCACAGTAGCCGGACAAGAGATCCGGGGGCTGCATATTAGCGGCGTTGGCATGGGAAGTAATCAGATAAACGGCGTTACCGCAAGTTTGTTTACCGAAGTATATGGTTCCGCCACCGGGCTTTTTATTGCTCCTCTGCGCTTTCGGCTTCAGGAAGACGCGTATCTGCGCGGTGTGAGTATTGGTGCCCACAACCGAATCAAGGGAACCCAGCATGGTCTCACAATAGGCCTGTATAATTTTGCCAGACACCTCAACGGAGTCCAAATCGGGTTACTCAACTATGCGGGAAACAATCCTGCCGGGTTGCGTTTGCTGCCTCTGGTAAACGCCAACCTGTGACTTGCAGCAGCCGGCCCCAGGCAACCATTGCTGCGCTTGTATGAATTCGCCGCTGCCTGATGGCGATAACCCGAATCGCTTCTGCGACCCGGGCTATGAGCAGTGACCCGAACTATGGATGATTCCGCATATTCCATTACATGTCATATACATGGTAAACCATGTGGAGTACTGCGCGCATGATCCCCGCATCTCTATGGATTGAATTAACAGTACCTCAATATACAAGAAAAGTATTATTTTAGACGTAATAGCAACAAGGAAGAGTTACGCACATTTTAAACCATCGCGATATGAGCACGTTTCCAAAAGGATTTCTGTTCGGAGTAATTTCAGGCTCGATTATCGGCTCCATGCTGGCGCTGCTGTATGCCCCTGACAAAGGAGCCAATACCCGGGATCGAATCAGTTATCGCCTGAACAACTACATGGACGAGTTAAGCAACCTGATAGACCGACTTCAGTATGAGAAGAGCATCGTTTCGGATGCCAAAAAGGAGGGCGATCTGGTAGTGGAAGAGGCTCAAAAAAGGGCGGAAGACCTGATTACCGAAGCGGAAAAGCTTCTTGAAAACATCGGCGACGCCAAGAAGAAATAATCAGACGAAGTGACGTTGGGTTGAACCTCGATCCGCATCCCTGTATCCATGCAACCGTTTTTTTTCGGGAAGATGTGATACGCATGCAAACAGCTGTGATGAGAGAATGGCTTTTGGCATTCCCCAGTGGTGAAAAACCCGGCATGTTCCGGCTTTAAACGGAGTGCTCCCGCATCGCTCCCTGCCAGCCTTTCATGGCAGAGTTACAAAACAACATGTAGCGGCGACCGGGTTCATCCGGGGTGCAACGCCTTCAATCGTGTAAATAGCGGGAAATAAAAAAGGGAGCCTTGTGAGCTCCCTTTTTATTTAGTCTTTGTCCTGTTTTACATCCTGAACGGATGTGGTATCGGCTCCAAGTTCCTGGAAGACACGGCTTGCTGCACCGACATCCTCCATATCCTCTTTTGATCCTACGATAATGTCCTGATACCTGTTCAGGCCCGTACCGGCAGGAACACGGTGACCCACAACAACATTCTCTTTGAGGCCCATCAGATTATCGGCTTTCGCCTCAATCGCTGCCTGCGTGAGAACTTTCGTAGTCTCCTGGAAGGATGACGCCGACAGCCAGCTGTCTGTAGACAGGGCGGCCCGGGTAATACCCAAAAGAATCGGTTTGGATATGGCCGGTTCGGCGGGACGAGTTTCAATCTCTTTCTTGTCTTCGGCGATGAGCTTCGAATTGATCGTGCGAATCTCGCGACGCTCAAGCGTGGTTCCAAGCTGAATTTCGCTGTCACCGGAGTCGGTGACGACGTATTTCCCGATCAGCGAATCGTTGGTTCGGTTAACTTCAAACCGGTCCACTTTATCGCCCTCAAGATACATCGTGTCTCCCGGATCCGTGATCTCCACCTTCTGCATCATTGTGCGGACAATGGTTTCGATGTGTTTGTCACTGATTTTCACACCCTGGAGTCGGTAGACCTCCTGTATCTCATTCACCAGATAGGACTGAACGGCATAGGGGCCGAGGATACTGAGAATATCCTGAGGCATGATAATACCATCGGAGAGTGCCTGTCCGGCTTTTACAAAGTCATTCTCCTGAACCAGTATGTGCTTGGCCAGGGAAATCAGGTAGGTTTTGCTCTCGGTGCCGTCCTTGCTGGTGACGATCACTTCCTGCGATCCCCGTTTCCGGGATCCCATTTTGACGATCCCTTCAATTTCGGTGACCACGGCGGGATCCTTCGGAGGACGCGCCTCGAACAGTTCGGTAATCCGCGGCAGACCAGCGGTAATATCCTTCGACTTGGAGGCCGAGGTCCGCGGAATCTTCGCCAGAACCTGTCCGGCAGAAACCCGCTCCTTGTCGTTCACAACCACGTGGGCACCAACCGGCAGGGTGGTTTCCCGGATGCGGTCTCCTTCACCCTTGACAATGACGGTCGGAACCAGGCTCCGGTCACGGGAGTCCGTGATTACTTTTTCCTTGTGACCTGTCTGGGAATCCGTTTCATCCTTGTAGGTGACACCGTGCATGATATCACGGTATTCGATATGTCCGTCAAGCTCAGAGAAAATCAGAGCGTTGTAAGGATCCCAGCGGCAGATCGGCACTCCCTTGGGAACCGTGTCTCCGTCTTCCACAAGCAGTTCGGATCCGTACGGGATGTTGTATGTGATCAACACCTTGTCGGTGTCATCGACAATCTTGATTTCACCGGCACGGCTAAGCACAACGGTGGTAACCTCCTCTCCATCGTCATATTCAACGGCCCGAAGGTTTTCAAATACCGCCTTTCCGGCAAACTTGGTCTTGTGCTGCGACTCCGATTCAAGCCTGGAGGCTGTACCTCCCACGTGGAAGGTACGGAGTGTAAGCTGGGTACCCGGTTCACCAATCGATTGCGCCGCAATAACGCCGACCGCTTCACCCACCTGAACGGGCTTGCCCCGAGAAAGGTCACGGCCGTAGCATTTCGCACAAACGCCACGGGCAGACTCACAAGTGAGTACCGACCGGATTTCCACCTCCTCGATAGAAGTTTCAGCGATTTTGGAGGCAACCTCCTCATCGATCATTTCATTGGCACCTACGATGAGCTCATCGGTAAGCGGATCGTACACATCGTGCATGGATACCCTTCCGAGTACCCGATCCTCCAGACTTTCGACGATGTCTTCGTTGTCCTTGAGTGCCTGAATCCGAATTCCACGCAGTGTCCCGCAATCATTTTCGGTTACGATCACATCCTGAGACACATCAACCAGCCGGCGGGTAAGATACCCGGCATCCGCTGTTTTCAAAGCGGTATCCGCCAGACCCTTTCGGGCACCGTGAGTAGAAATAAAGTATTCCAGTACGGTCAATCCTTCCTTGAAGCTGGACAGAATCGGCTGCTCAATAACCTCATTACCGGTTTGCAGAGAACTTTTCTGCGGTTTGGCCATCAATCCACGCATACCGCCCAGCTGCCGAATTTGCTCCTTCGAGCCCCGGGCACCGGAGTCGGCCATCATGAATACCGGGTTGAATCCGCCCTTGTCTTTGGTCAATGCCTGGAACAGAGTCTCGGAAACCCGGTTTGTGGTGCTCGTCCATTTGTCAATGACCTGGTTATAACGCTCATTGTCCGTGATAAATCCATTCTCGTAGCGATCCTGGATCAACCTGACTTCAGCCTGGGCCTGTTTGATATATTCGGCTTTCTCATTCGGGATAACGATATCTTCAAGGCTGAAAGAGAGTCCACCCATGGTAGCCGTTTCGAACCCGATGTATTTCATCTCATCGAGAAATTTTGCGGCACGCATGGTTCCGGTCTTCGCGAACACCGCCCCGATCAGGTTACGGAGCTCTTTCTTTCCAAAAGTGAGATTGATGTATCCCAGCTCATCCGGAATAATTTCATTAAACAGTACCCGGCCGGTAGTTGTTTTGACCAGTTCCCGGACTTCCCTGTCACCATCCTTTCGGGTGATGCGCACATTGATTTTGGCATGAAGATCGATGTACCGTCGGTCGTAGGCGATTTTCACTTCATCCGCCGAGGCAAATGTTTTTCCTTCGCCAAGAGCTCCTTCGCCCATTTTCGTGAGGTAATAGATACCCAGAACCATGTCCTGTGAAGGTACGGTTACCGGGCTGCCGTTGGCCGGGTTCATAATATTGTGGGAACCCAGCATCAGGACAGATGCCTCGAGAATGGCGTCATGGCTCAACGGAAGGTGAACCGCCATCTGGTCCCCGTCAAAGTCGGCGTTAAACGCCGTACATGAGAGCGGATGGAGCCTGATCGCCTTGTCCTCAATCAATACCGGCTGATAGGCCTGGATACCAAGCCTGTGAAGCGTCGGTGCACGGTTCAGCATAACGGGATGGCCGTCAATCACTTTTTCGAGTACATCCCAGACAACATCATCCCGGCGGTCCACCACCTTTTTGGCGCTTTTCACCGTTTTCACATAGCCACGTTCAATCAAGCGACGGATAATAAACGGCTTATACAGCTCAACGGCCATCTCCTTGGGCAGGCCACACTCATGCATCTTAAGCTCGGGTCCGACGACAATCACCGAACGTCCGGAATAGTCAACCCGCTTGCCCAGAAGATTCTGGCGGAAGCGGCCGCTTTTTCCTTTCAGCATATCGCTAAGTGACTTCAGCGGCCGGTTGTTGCTCCGGACGGCATTCATCTTCCGGGAGTTGTCGAACAGGGAATCAACCGCCTCCTGTAACATTCGCTTCTCGTTGCGAAGAATAACATCCGGCGCTTT
This window encodes:
- a CDS encoding YtxH domain-containing protein gives rise to the protein MSTFPKGFLFGVISGSIIGSMLALLYAPDKGANTRDRISYRLNNYMDELSNLIDRLQYEKSIVSDAKKEGDLVVEEAQKRAEDLITEAEKLLENIGDAKKK
- the rpoC gene encoding DNA-directed RNA polymerase subunit beta', with translation MPFTKSESVSKDFKSLRVSLASAESILSRSNGEVLNPETINYRTFKPEKDGLFCEKIFGPVKDWECHCGKYKRIRYKGIICDRCGVEVTRKAVRRERMGHITLCVPVVHIWYFKSMPNKIAYLLGLSSKNLDKIVYYENFVVVKPGLARDLGYKVGDMISEEEYYDIMGQLPEDHRNIEDDDPDKFVVKMGADAVESLLMNIDLDKDAYKYRESVKHETSAMRKKKHLKRLQVIESFRAANMNRENRPEWMVMRVIPVIPPELRPLVPLEGGRFATSDLNDLYRRVIIRNNRLKRLIDIKAPDVILRNEKRMLQEAVDSLFDNSRKMNAVRSNNRPLKSLSDMLKGKSGRFRQNLLGKRVDYSGRSVIVVGPELKMHECGLPKEMAVELYKPFIIRRLIERGYVKTVKSAKKVVDRRDDVVWDVLEKVIDGHPVMLNRAPTLHRLGIQAYQPVLIEDKAIRLHPLSCTAFNADFDGDQMAVHLPLSHDAILEASVLMLGSHNIMNPANGSPVTVPSQDMVLGIYYLTKMGEGALGEGKTFASADEVKIAYDRRYIDLHAKINVRITRKDGDREVRELVKTTTGRVLFNEIIPDELGYINLTFGKKELRNLIGAVFAKTGTMRAAKFLDEMKYIGFETATMGGLSFSLEDIVIPNEKAEYIKQAQAEVRLIQDRYENGFITDNERYNQVIDKWTSTTNRVSETLFQALTKDKGGFNPVFMMADSGARGSKEQIRQLGGMRGLMAKPQKSSLQTGNEVIEQPILSSFKEGLTVLEYFISTHGARKGLADTALKTADAGYLTRRLVDVSQDVIVTENDCGTLRGIRIQALKDNEDIVESLEDRVLGRVSMHDVYDPLTDELIVGANEMIDEEVASKIAETSIEEVEIRSVLTCESARGVCAKCYGRDLSRGKPVQVGEAVGVIAAQSIGEPGTQLTLRTFHVGGTASRLESESQHKTKFAGKAVFENLRAVEYDDGEEVTTVVLSRAGEIKIVDDTDKVLITYNIPYGSELLVEDGDTVPKGVPICRWDPYNALIFSELDGHIEYRDIMHGVTYKDETDSQTGHKEKVITDSRDRSLVPTVIVKGEGDRIRETTLPVGAHVVVNDKERVSAGQVLAKIPRTSASKSKDITAGLPRITELFEARPPKDPAVVTEIEGIVKMGSRKRGSQEVIVTSKDGTESKTYLISLAKHILVQENDFVKAGQALSDGIIMPQDILSILGPYAVQSYLVNEIQEVYRLQGVKISDKHIETIVRTMMQKVEITDPGDTMYLEGDKVDRFEVNRTNDSLIGKYVVTDSGDSEIQLGTTLERREIRTINSKLIAEDKKEIETRPAEPAISKPILLGITRAALSTDSWLSASSFQETTKVLTQAAIEAKADNLMGLKENVVVGHRVPAGTGLNRYQDIIVGSKEDMEDVGAASRVFQELGADTTSVQDVKQDKD